In Struthio camelus isolate bStrCam1 chromosome 4, bStrCam1.hap1, whole genome shotgun sequence, a genomic segment contains:
- the EPGN gene encoding epigen isoform X2, protein MQEKTQEYRSAEQTSHPERRAEKVLKQLLAMAFGMLIYILLKAMGALSEESTITVSSLSAELWSNWTKNNTEDVTLQPTLDKVSLLTMKEECVVPLWPAWQVDYTEQPRLLKLMQACLEEHHSYCINGLCAFHSELRKPICKCLAGYNGERCEHLTLNSYAHNSYERYIAVGIGIGILTSGILAIIYCYVRKRCRKLKSPYKVCMGETAL, encoded by the exons ATGCAAGAGAAAACACAGGAGTACAGATCAGCAGAGCAAACCAGCCATCCGGAAAGAAGAGCTGAGAAGGTGTTAAAGCAGCTGCTTGCAATGGCATTTGGAATGCTAATCTATATTTTGCTGAAAG CAATGGGGGCACTGAGTGAAGAGTCAACTATTACCGTTTCATCCCTCAGTGCAGAATTATGGAGTAACTGGACAAAAAACAACactgaag ATGTGACCTTGCAACCCACACTGGACAAAGTCTCACTCCTGACAATGAAGGAGGAATGTGTTGTTCCGTTGTGGCCTGCATGGCAAG TAGACTATACAGAGCAACCGAGGCTCTTGAAGCTTATGCAAGCCTGTCTTGAGGAGCACCACAGCTATTGTATTAACGGGCTCTGTGCTTTTCACAGTGAACTGAGGAAACCCATATGCAA GTGCCTTGCAGGTTATAATGGAGAGAGGTGTGAACACTTAACACTAAATTCCTATGCACATAATTCTTACGAACGCTACATTGCTGTGGGAATTGGTATAGGAATTCTGACCAGTGGGATACTTGCTATCATCTACTGCTACGTGAGAAAGAG ATGCAGAAAATTGAAATCGCCTTACAAAGTCTGCATGGGTGAGACTGCATTGTGA
- the EPGN gene encoding epigen isoform X1 has translation MQEKTQEYRSAEQTSHPERRAEKVLKQLLAMAFGMLIYILLKVSICLHYTAMGALSEESTITVSSLSAELWSNWTKNNTEDVTLQPTLDKVSLLTMKEECVVPLWPAWQVDYTEQPRLLKLMQACLEEHHSYCINGLCAFHSELRKPICKCLAGYNGERCEHLTLNSYAHNSYERYIAVGIGIGILTSGILAIIYCYVRKRCRKLKSPYKVCMGETAL, from the exons ATGCAAGAGAAAACACAGGAGTACAGATCAGCAGAGCAAACCAGCCATCCGGAAAGAAGAGCTGAGAAGGTGTTAAAGCAGCTGCTTGCAATGGCATTTGGAATGCTAATCTATATTTTGCTGAAAG TAAGCATCTGTTTGCATTATACAGCAATGGGGGCACTGAGTGAAGAGTCAACTATTACCGTTTCATCCCTCAGTGCAGAATTATGGAGTAACTGGACAAAAAACAACactgaag ATGTGACCTTGCAACCCACACTGGACAAAGTCTCACTCCTGACAATGAAGGAGGAATGTGTTGTTCCGTTGTGGCCTGCATGGCAAG TAGACTATACAGAGCAACCGAGGCTCTTGAAGCTTATGCAAGCCTGTCTTGAGGAGCACCACAGCTATTGTATTAACGGGCTCTGTGCTTTTCACAGTGAACTGAGGAAACCCATATGCAA GTGCCTTGCAGGTTATAATGGAGAGAGGTGTGAACACTTAACACTAAATTCCTATGCACATAATTCTTACGAACGCTACATTGCTGTGGGAATTGGTATAGGAATTCTGACCAGTGGGATACTTGCTATCATCTACTGCTACGTGAGAAAGAG ATGCAGAAAATTGAAATCGCCTTACAAAGTCTGCATGGGTGAGACTGCATTGTGA
- the EPGN gene encoding epigen isoform X3 has protein sequence MQEKTQEYRSAEQTSHPERRAEKVLKQLLAMAFGMLIYILLKVSICLHYTAMGALSEESTITVSSLSAELWSNWTKNNTEVDYTEQPRLLKLMQACLEEHHSYCINGLCAFHSELRKPICKCLAGYNGERCEHLTLNSYAHNSYERYIAVGIGIGILTSGILAIIYCYVRKRCRKLKSPYKVCMGETAL, from the exons ATGCAAGAGAAAACACAGGAGTACAGATCAGCAGAGCAAACCAGCCATCCGGAAAGAAGAGCTGAGAAGGTGTTAAAGCAGCTGCTTGCAATGGCATTTGGAATGCTAATCTATATTTTGCTGAAAG TAAGCATCTGTTTGCATTATACAGCAATGGGGGCACTGAGTGAAGAGTCAACTATTACCGTTTCATCCCTCAGTGCAGAATTATGGAGTAACTGGACAAAAAACAACactgaag TAGACTATACAGAGCAACCGAGGCTCTTGAAGCTTATGCAAGCCTGTCTTGAGGAGCACCACAGCTATTGTATTAACGGGCTCTGTGCTTTTCACAGTGAACTGAGGAAACCCATATGCAA GTGCCTTGCAGGTTATAATGGAGAGAGGTGTGAACACTTAACACTAAATTCCTATGCACATAATTCTTACGAACGCTACATTGCTGTGGGAATTGGTATAGGAATTCTGACCAGTGGGATACTTGCTATCATCTACTGCTACGTGAGAAAGAG ATGCAGAAAATTGAAATCGCCTTACAAAGTCTGCATGGGTGAGACTGCATTGTGA
- the EPGN gene encoding epigen isoform X5 — MQEKTQEYRSAEQTSHPERRAEKVLKQLLAMAFGMLIYILLKAMGALSEESTITVSSLSAELWSNWTKNNTEVDYTEQPRLLKLMQACLEEHHSYCINGLCAFHSELRKPICKCLAGYNGERCEHLTLNSYAHNSYERYIAVGIGIGILTSGILAIIYCYVRKRCRKLKSPYKVCMGETAL; from the exons ATGCAAGAGAAAACACAGGAGTACAGATCAGCAGAGCAAACCAGCCATCCGGAAAGAAGAGCTGAGAAGGTGTTAAAGCAGCTGCTTGCAATGGCATTTGGAATGCTAATCTATATTTTGCTGAAAG CAATGGGGGCACTGAGTGAAGAGTCAACTATTACCGTTTCATCCCTCAGTGCAGAATTATGGAGTAACTGGACAAAAAACAACactgaag TAGACTATACAGAGCAACCGAGGCTCTTGAAGCTTATGCAAGCCTGTCTTGAGGAGCACCACAGCTATTGTATTAACGGGCTCTGTGCTTTTCACAGTGAACTGAGGAAACCCATATGCAA GTGCCTTGCAGGTTATAATGGAGAGAGGTGTGAACACTTAACACTAAATTCCTATGCACATAATTCTTACGAACGCTACATTGCTGTGGGAATTGGTATAGGAATTCTGACCAGTGGGATACTTGCTATCATCTACTGCTACGTGAGAAAGAG ATGCAGAAAATTGAAATCGCCTTACAAAGTCTGCATGGGTGAGACTGCATTGTGA
- the EPGN gene encoding epigen isoform X4, producing the protein MLSFFVTVSICLHYTAMGALSEESTITVSSLSAELWSNWTKNNTEDVTLQPTLDKVSLLTMKEECVVPLWPAWQVDYTEQPRLLKLMQACLEEHHSYCINGLCAFHSELRKPICKCLAGYNGERCEHLTLNSYAHNSYERYIAVGIGIGILTSGILAIIYCYVRKRCRKLKSPYKVCMGETAL; encoded by the exons ATGCTGAGTTTTTTTGTTACAGTAAGCATCTGTTTGCATTATACAGCAATGGGGGCACTGAGTGAAGAGTCAACTATTACCGTTTCATCCCTCAGTGCAGAATTATGGAGTAACTGGACAAAAAACAACactgaag ATGTGACCTTGCAACCCACACTGGACAAAGTCTCACTCCTGACAATGAAGGAGGAATGTGTTGTTCCGTTGTGGCCTGCATGGCAAG TAGACTATACAGAGCAACCGAGGCTCTTGAAGCTTATGCAAGCCTGTCTTGAGGAGCACCACAGCTATTGTATTAACGGGCTCTGTGCTTTTCACAGTGAACTGAGGAAACCCATATGCAA GTGCCTTGCAGGTTATAATGGAGAGAGGTGTGAACACTTAACACTAAATTCCTATGCACATAATTCTTACGAACGCTACATTGCTGTGGGAATTGGTATAGGAATTCTGACCAGTGGGATACTTGCTATCATCTACTGCTACGTGAGAAAGAG ATGCAGAAAATTGAAATCGCCTTACAAAGTCTGCATGGGTGAGACTGCATTGTGA